The Streptomyces sp. NL15-2K genome contains a region encoding:
- a CDS encoding DMT family transporter has protein sequence MRERGPTVGAVCAVMAAALFWSSSYAVTKQVLEDVGPLSIGAIRFTLAALLLAVTVRLSRHRPARPDPRQRRQLYLSGFLGITVYFILENVGVDLSTASDASLIVATYPLMTMLVELVVLRTRMPLLRVTGVLLATVGAFLVVRNGAEVGGSSRWLGDVLLLVGGLAWAGYNVLGKRASAGQDAASVTYYQTLAGAAGFLLASLLEADDWRMPGATASSLLVYLAVACSVGGFLLYNYGLRRMPSSVAVNILNLVPVFGVIGAVVINGESIRLAQVTGGLIIIVGVALGMIQHRSGCTDRAWSHRRGMKRNPSPATRTTRPGWPGTRAGSDDVVIRSRPAPRP, from the coding sequence ATGCGTGAACGAGGACCCACGGTGGGGGCGGTGTGTGCGGTCATGGCGGCCGCGCTGTTCTGGAGCAGTTCGTACGCGGTGACCAAGCAGGTGCTGGAGGATGTCGGCCCGCTCAGTATCGGCGCCATCAGGTTCACCCTCGCGGCGTTACTCCTGGCCGTGACGGTACGGCTGAGCCGGCACCGCCCGGCCCGGCCGGACCCGCGGCAGCGGCGGCAGCTCTACCTGAGCGGGTTCCTCGGCATCACCGTGTACTTCATCCTGGAGAACGTCGGCGTCGACCTGTCCACGGCGTCCGACGCGTCGCTGATCGTGGCCACGTACCCGCTGATGACGATGCTGGTGGAACTGGTCGTCCTCCGCACCCGGATGCCACTGCTGAGGGTGACGGGCGTGCTGCTGGCCACCGTCGGCGCCTTCCTCGTCGTACGCAACGGGGCCGAGGTCGGCGGCAGTTCGCGCTGGCTGGGCGACGTCCTGCTGCTGGTCGGCGGGCTGGCCTGGGCCGGCTACAACGTGCTCGGCAAGCGCGCGAGCGCCGGCCAGGACGCCGCGAGCGTCACCTACTACCAGACCCTGGCGGGCGCGGCCGGCTTCCTGCTCGCGTCCCTGCTGGAGGCCGACGACTGGCGGATGCCGGGCGCGACCGCCTCGTCGCTGCTGGTCTACCTGGCCGTGGCGTGCTCGGTCGGCGGCTTCCTGCTCTACAACTACGGCCTGCGCAGGATGCCGTCGAGCGTCGCGGTCAACATCCTCAACCTGGTTCCGGTCTTCGGCGTCATCGGCGCCGTCGTCATCAACGGGGAGTCGATCCGGCTCGCCCAGGTGACGGGCGGCCTGATCATCATCGTCGGGGTGGCGCTGGGCATGATCCAGCACCGAAGCGGCTGTACCGACCGCGCATGGAGTCATCGACGGGGCATGAAGCGGAACCCGAGCCCGGCGACGCGGACAACGCGGCCCGGGTGGCCCGGAACCCGTGCCGGCTCCGACGACGTCGTCATCCGGTCCCGTCCGGCACCTCGCCCGTGA
- a CDS encoding Lrp/AsnC family transcriptional regulator, with amino-acid sequence MDELDSALVRMLQEDGRRTNRDMAQELGIAPSTCLERIRSLRRSGILTGFHAEADLAAIGRGLQAVIAVRVRPPTRAVIEAFQTFLEGMPEVISLFVLTGNDDFLVHVAVRDTDHLHAVVLDKLTKRPELADVRTSVVYGHMRKKVIGPA; translated from the coding sequence GTGGACGAACTAGATTCGGCGTTGGTGCGGATGCTCCAGGAGGACGGTCGGCGCACCAACCGGGACATGGCCCAGGAACTCGGGATCGCCCCGTCCACGTGTCTGGAGCGAATCCGGTCGCTGCGCAGGAGCGGCATCCTGACGGGATTTCACGCGGAGGCGGACCTCGCGGCGATCGGCCGCGGGCTGCAGGCGGTGATCGCCGTACGGGTCCGCCCGCCGACACGTGCGGTGATCGAGGCCTTCCAGACCTTCCTGGAGGGGATGCCCGAGGTCATCTCGCTCTTCGTCCTCACCGGGAACGACGACTTCCTCGTGCATGTCGCCGTACGGGACACCGACCATCTGCACGCGGTGGTCCTGGACAAGCTGACGAAGCGCCCGGAACTCGCCGACGTACGGACGTCGGTGGTCTACGGGCACATGCGCAAGAAGGTCATCGGTCCGGCGTGA
- a CDS encoding DJ-1/PfpI family protein has protein sequence MSHIVFFLVPGVHLLDLAGPAQVFSTAADFRHPYTLTYVAEQPQVSTAQGLPLVARLDWPELGPDDLIVVPGWRTGTLADGPAIGDASLQVLRDHHARGGTVASVCAGAEALGQAGLLDGRHCTTHHDVQDELALRHPRAVVVRDVLFTTDDRVITSAGIASGIDLALHLVATRHGPAAAAQVAREMVVYARRNGHEPQSSAMLRHRSHLDDTVHRAQDLIDARFDQPLPLPALAAAVGVSERTLTRLFSRATGLTPLRYQQTLRLERAQNLISHGATIDAAARAVGFEDPRMLRRLRARTA, from the coding sequence GTGAGCCACATCGTCTTCTTCCTGGTGCCCGGAGTCCACTTGCTGGACCTGGCCGGCCCCGCGCAGGTCTTCTCCACGGCCGCCGACTTCAGGCACCCCTACACGCTCACCTACGTCGCCGAGCAGCCCCAGGTCTCCACCGCCCAGGGCCTGCCGCTGGTGGCCCGGCTCGACTGGCCCGAGCTCGGGCCCGACGATCTGATCGTCGTGCCCGGCTGGCGGACAGGCACCCTGGCCGACGGCCCCGCCATCGGCGACGCCTCCCTCCAGGTCCTCCGGGACCACCATGCCAGGGGCGGGACGGTGGCCAGCGTCTGCGCCGGAGCCGAGGCGCTCGGGCAGGCCGGCCTGCTCGACGGCCGCCACTGCACCACCCACCACGACGTGCAGGACGAGCTGGCCCTGCGCCACCCCAGGGCGGTGGTCGTCCGCGACGTCCTGTTCACCACCGACGACCGGGTGATCACCTCGGCCGGCATCGCCAGCGGCATCGATCTGGCCCTGCACCTGGTCGCGACCCGGCACGGCCCGGCCGCCGCCGCCCAAGTGGCCCGGGAAATGGTCGTCTACGCTCGCCGCAACGGCCATGAACCGCAGTCCAGTGCGATGCTCCGGCATCGGTCCCACCTCGACGACACCGTGCACCGCGCCCAGGACCTCATCGACGCCCGCTTCGACCAACCACTCCCCTTGCCGGCCCTGGCCGCGGCCGTCGGCGTGAGCGAACGCACCCTCACCCGCCTCTTCAGCCGCGCCACCGGGCTCACCCCACTGCGCTACCAGCAGACCCTCCGCCTCGAACGCGCCCAGAACCTCATCAGCCACGGCGCGACGATCGACGCCGCCGCCCGCGCAGTCGGTTTCGAGGACCCGCGCATGCTGCGCCGCCTCCGCGCCCGCACGGCCTGA
- a CDS encoding isochorismatase family protein: MARALIVIDVQESFRARPLWETTSDPKIADRVNRLVRLSRQAGDLVVWVLHSEPGSGGVFDPSLGHVRLMEELERADEEPLIHKTSHNAFTTTNLQQLLTARGIRELTVCGIRTEQCVETTTRVAGDLGYQVTFVVDATATNPIPHRDAPADQSVADLLADPRTLPAEDVIRRTEYALAGRFATIATIDQLEAAAELQA; the protein is encoded by the coding sequence ATGGCCCGAGCACTGATCGTCATTGATGTCCAGGAGTCCTTCCGCGCCCGTCCGCTGTGGGAAACCACCTCCGACCCGAAGATCGCCGACCGGGTGAACCGCCTGGTCCGGCTCTCCCGTCAGGCCGGGGACCTGGTGGTGTGGGTACTGCACTCCGAGCCCGGCTCCGGCGGTGTCTTCGACCCGTCCCTCGGCCATGTCCGGCTGATGGAGGAGCTGGAGCGAGCGGACGAGGAGCCGCTGATCCACAAGACCTCGCACAACGCCTTCACCACGACCAACCTGCAGCAACTGCTCACCGCGCGCGGCATCCGCGAGCTCACCGTCTGCGGCATCCGCACCGAGCAGTGCGTGGAGACGACCACCCGCGTCGCCGGCGACCTCGGCTACCAGGTCACCTTTGTCGTCGACGCGACCGCGACCAATCCCATCCCCCACCGCGACGCGCCCGCCGACCAGAGCGTCGCCGATCTCCTGGCCGACCCCCGCACGCTGCCTGCCGAAGACGTCATCAGGCGCACTGAGTACGCCCTCGCCGGACGCTTCGCCACCATAGCGACGATCGACCAGCTGGAGGCCGCAGCAGAGCTTCAGGCATGA
- a CDS encoding bifunctional polysaccharide deacetylase/glycosyltransferase family 2 protein yields the protein MSRSARRRHARSRDPRGHWRLLALTLPVIFAALLFEGWTTHEVDAAKTRRPCTSPVPGTVERSGPVLRRISGDKVSSAAVPARTVALTFDGGPDPVWTPRLLDLLRKHHAHATFFVFGARAARHPDLIRRILDEGHEIGSNTYTGADLGSSSPVRTAMELTLTQQTLAGSAGIRTDLLRMPLTTQVDTLCGAEWKAARSAAADGYVLVAANRPDRDPAHGLVRQFSQTELAYQETKKLLGDPHADRFTTVTDAVGMPSADTRVSTVERWRGRVLNWAVTAGHAFTQAMTWVLGVAGTLGVLRLVLLTVFARTHVRRLTRLRSGAPWLREVNAPVTVLVPAYNEEAGIESTVHSLLASTHRYLEVIVIDDGSTDQTADLATWINDPRVRVIRQPNSGKAAALNTGLANASYDIVVMVDADTVLETDAIHRLIQALAHPAVGAVSGNTKVGNRRGLLGRWQHLEYVFGFNLDRRMFEVLECMPTVPGAIGAFRRDALMGVGGVSEDTLAEDTDLTMALWRAGWRVVYEESAVAWTEVPTSLRQLWRQRYRWCYGTLQAMWKHRRAVVELGPPGRFARRGLTYLALFQVALPLIAPVVDLFALYGVLFLDPVRSAGVWFGFLTVQLICAGYALRLDGERLRTLWSMPLQLFVYRQLMYLVVIQSVVALLLGTRLRWQRMHRSGTAATEQLRQPVAERQLSSRG from the coding sequence GTGAGTCGCTCGGCACGACGTCGGCACGCCCGTTCCCGCGACCCCCGCGGGCACTGGCGGCTACTGGCCCTGACCCTGCCCGTGATCTTCGCCGCCCTGCTTTTCGAGGGCTGGACCACCCACGAGGTGGACGCTGCCAAGACGCGGCGCCCGTGCACCAGCCCCGTGCCGGGAACTGTGGAGCGGAGCGGCCCCGTCCTGCGTCGTATCAGCGGGGACAAGGTGTCGTCCGCCGCGGTGCCCGCGCGCACCGTGGCGCTCACGTTCGACGGCGGACCTGACCCGGTGTGGACCCCGCGCCTCCTCGACCTGCTGCGCAAGCATCACGCGCACGCCACCTTCTTCGTGTTCGGCGCCCGGGCGGCACGCCATCCGGACCTGATCCGGCGGATCCTCGACGAGGGCCACGAGATCGGCTCGAACACGTATACGGGGGCCGACCTCGGCTCCTCGTCGCCTGTCCGCACCGCGATGGAACTGACGCTCACCCAGCAGACCCTCGCGGGCTCGGCCGGCATCCGCACCGACCTGCTGCGGATGCCGCTGACCACCCAGGTGGACACGCTGTGCGGCGCCGAGTGGAAGGCGGCCCGGAGCGCCGCCGCGGACGGCTACGTCCTGGTCGCCGCCAACCGGCCGGACCGTGATCCGGCGCACGGCCTGGTCCGGCAGTTCAGCCAGACGGAACTGGCGTACCAGGAGACGAAGAAGCTCCTCGGCGACCCGCACGCCGACCGGTTCACCACCGTGACGGACGCGGTCGGGATGCCCTCCGCCGACACCCGGGTGTCCACGGTCGAACGATGGCGAGGCAGGGTACTGAACTGGGCCGTGACCGCCGGTCACGCGTTCACGCAAGCCATGACCTGGGTGCTGGGCGTGGCCGGAACGCTGGGCGTGCTGCGGCTGGTGCTGCTGACCGTCTTCGCCCGCACCCATGTCCGGCGCCTCACCCGCCTGCGCTCCGGCGCGCCCTGGCTGCGGGAGGTCAACGCACCCGTGACCGTGCTCGTTCCCGCCTACAACGAAGAGGCCGGCATCGAGTCCACCGTCCATTCGCTGCTCGCCTCCACGCACCGGTACCTGGAGGTCATCGTGATCGACGACGGCTCGACGGATCAGACGGCCGACCTCGCCACCTGGATCAACGACCCCCGGGTGCGGGTGATCCGGCAGCCCAACTCGGGCAAGGCGGCGGCGCTCAACACCGGTCTGGCGAACGCGTCCTACGACATCGTGGTGATGGTCGACGCGGACACGGTCCTCGAGACCGACGCCATCCACCGGCTCATCCAGGCCCTCGCGCATCCGGCCGTGGGCGCCGTCAGCGGCAACACCAAGGTGGGCAACCGGCGCGGGCTGCTCGGCAGATGGCAGCATCTGGAGTACGTCTTCGGCTTCAACCTCGACCGGCGGATGTTCGAGGTGCTGGAGTGCATGCCGACGGTCCCCGGCGCCATCGGCGCCTTCCGCCGGGACGCGCTCATGGGCGTCGGCGGGGTCAGCGAGGACACCCTCGCCGAGGACACCGACCTCACGATGGCCCTGTGGCGGGCCGGCTGGCGAGTGGTCTACGAGGAGTCGGCCGTCGCCTGGACCGAAGTGCCCACCTCACTACGGCAGTTGTGGCGGCAGCGCTACCGCTGGTGCTACGGCACGCTCCAGGCGATGTGGAAGCACCGCCGAGCCGTCGTCGAACTGGGCCCACCCGGACGCTTCGCCCGCCGTGGGCTGACGTACCTGGCCCTCTTCCAGGTGGCCCTGCCGCTGATCGCGCCGGTCGTCGACCTCTTCGCGCTGTACGGCGTGCTCTTCCTCGACCCCGTACGGTCGGCCGGCGTGTGGTTCGGCTTCCTCACCGTCCAGCTGATCTGTGCCGGTTACGCGTTGAGGCTCGACGGCGAGCGCCTGCGGACCCTGTGGTCGATGCCGCTGCAGCTGTTCGTCTACCGGCAGCTGATGTATCTGGTCGTCATCCAGTCCGTGGTCGCCCTGCTGCTCGGCACCCGGCTGAGGTGGCAGCGCATGCACCGTTCCGGCACCGCCGCCACCGAGCAGCTCAGGCAACCGGTCGCCGAACGACAGCTGTCGTCGAGGGGATGA
- a CDS encoding LCP family protein yields the protein MSDRPDAWSGTSRRHADGETPRQHVITGQVWHGSTAPPQTPAGPYGSPVDGPYGSPVDMPYGSPAVGPDGSPVAWPDRGPVAGPDSGSGVGGPTRHHGGGHSRGVRPLWVRPSRRRRIARLFAVLLCALLLTGAGTYAWADLRLDRAVDLGKIADRPPQGKGTTYLIVGSDSRDGLSEQARKELHTGSAGGGRTDSMMLLHTGAHGTTMVSLPRDSWLTLPSYVDPDTGKHYRASKDKLNAAYSLGGPRLLIRTIELNTGLRIDHYTEIGFAGFVGVVDAVGGVEMCLDRNIKDPKSGANLTKGCHNLNGTEALAFVRERHQEAQGDLGRSRNQRKFLSALARKAAAPGTALDPFRTYPALSAALDTLVVDKDMELPTLVSLFQAMRSVSGGSGRQLNVPVSGLGFSTSKGSAVKWDTAKAKQLFTELRNDRPVSIDSPSDEAGN from the coding sequence ATGAGTGACCGACCGGACGCATGGTCCGGCACCAGCCGGCGGCACGCCGACGGGGAGACACCGAGGCAACACGTGATCACGGGGCAGGTGTGGCACGGAAGCACAGCTCCACCTCAGACGCCCGCCGGGCCGTACGGCAGCCCTGTCGACGGGCCGTACGGCAGCCCTGTCGACATGCCGTACGGCAGCCCTGCCGTCGGGCCGGACGGCAGCCCTGTCGCCTGGCCGGACAGGGGCCCTGTCGCCGGGCCGGACAGCGGCAGCGGCGTCGGCGGCCCCACCCGGCACCACGGCGGCGGCCACAGCCGCGGTGTCAGACCTCTCTGGGTGCGCCCCAGCCGGCGCCGCCGTATCGCCCGCCTGTTCGCGGTCCTGCTCTGCGCACTGCTCCTCACCGGCGCGGGTACCTACGCCTGGGCCGACCTCAGGCTCGACAGGGCGGTCGACCTGGGCAAGATCGCGGACCGTCCGCCGCAGGGGAAGGGGACCACGTACCTCATCGTGGGCTCCGACAGCCGTGACGGGCTGTCCGAGCAGGCCAGAAAGGAGCTGCACACGGGCTCGGCCGGAGGCGGACGCACCGACTCGATGATGCTCCTGCACACCGGCGCCCACGGCACCACGATGGTGAGTCTGCCGCGCGACTCCTGGCTGACTCTGCCGTCGTACGTCGATCCGGACACCGGCAAGCACTACCGGGCGTCGAAGGACAAGCTGAACGCGGCCTACTCCCTGGGCGGGCCCCGACTGCTCATCCGGACCATCGAGCTGAACACCGGCCTACGCATCGATCACTACACGGAGATCGGCTTCGCTGGGTTCGTCGGCGTCGTGGACGCGGTCGGCGGTGTGGAGATGTGCCTGGACCGGAACATCAAGGATCCGAAATCGGGAGCCAACCTGACGAAGGGCTGTCACAACCTGAACGGCACCGAGGCTCTGGCGTTCGTCCGCGAGAGGCACCAGGAGGCACAGGGCGACCTGGGGCGCTCCAGGAACCAGCGGAAGTTCCTGTCCGCCCTCGCCCGCAAGGCCGCGGCACCGGGGACCGCGCTCGATCCGTTCCGGACCTACCCCGCCCTGAGCGCGGCGCTGGACACCCTCGTCGTGGACAAGGACATGGAGCTGCCGACCCTCGTGTCGCTGTTCCAGGCGATGAGGAGCGTCTCGGGCGGCAGCGGCAGGCAGCTCAACGTCCCCGTCTCCGGCCTCGGTTTCAGCACGTCCAAGGGCAGCGCCGTGAAGTGGGACACGGCGAAGGCGAAGCAGCTCTTCACCGAGCTGAGGAACGACCGGCCGGTGAGCATCGATTCGCCCTCGGATGAAGCGGGGAACTGA
- a CDS encoding cold shock domain-containing protein, translating to MVTATVREWSAEDGWGVLDSPETPGGCFAHFSDIRTTGFRTLSPGQQVDLTWEAPGFKQDGYDYRAVSVVPRAA from the coding sequence ATGGTGACTGCGACTGTCCGCGAGTGGAGCGCCGAGGACGGGTGGGGTGTGCTCGACTCGCCCGAGACTCCGGGCGGGTGCTTCGCTCACTTCTCCGACATCCGGACGACCGGCTTCCGCACGCTGTCGCCCGGACAGCAGGTCGACCTCACATGGGAAGCTCCCGGCTTCAAGCAGGACGGCTACGACTACCGCGCGGTGAGCGTCGTGCCTCGGGCTGCCTGA
- a CDS encoding alpha/beta fold hydrolase, producing MTETAARTQADVGRYVSDAWRERYFTACDAVYALGAPALAEQDVETSFGTTHVYRYGPADPAARSRTPVVLVHGAGSCSAIWYPNTPALSADRPVYAIDTPGDPGRSVQREPIHQPERAAQWLDETLAGLGLDRVHLVGTSYGGWLALNQAHRSPGRLASVTLLDPGGLEKVGLRFFVWLFAGLFATFAPKALRPRLAAWLEQPVLVVPELRTMIRTAVRAYRIRRPSPLPLSEEELSTIRTPLYLALGKRSLLLHPQRQAERVPRLIPGARAEIISNTGHGPQIDHAEEINRRMLNFMASVD from the coding sequence ATGACCGAGACCGCTGCCCGCACCCAGGCCGATGTCGGCCGCTACGTGAGCGATGCCTGGCGGGAGCGCTACTTCACGGCCTGCGATGCGGTCTACGCACTGGGGGCACCCGCGCTCGCGGAACAGGACGTGGAGACGTCCTTCGGCACCACGCACGTCTACCGCTACGGCCCCGCGGACCCGGCCGCCCGGTCCCGAACCCCTGTCGTCCTGGTGCACGGGGCGGGCTCCTGCTCAGCCATCTGGTACCCGAACACCCCGGCCCTCAGCGCCGACCGGCCGGTCTACGCGATCGACACCCCGGGCGATCCCGGCCGCAGCGTGCAGCGCGAACCCATACACCAGCCCGAACGCGCCGCGCAGTGGCTGGACGAGACGCTCGCCGGGCTCGGCCTCGACCGCGTCCACCTCGTCGGCACCTCCTACGGCGGATGGCTCGCCCTGAACCAAGCGCACCGCAGCCCCGGCCGCCTCGCCTCGGTCACCTTGCTCGACCCCGGCGGCCTGGAGAAGGTGGGACTGCGCTTCTTCGTCTGGCTCTTCGCCGGCCTCTTCGCGACCTTCGCGCCCAAGGCACTGCGCCCGCGACTGGCGGCCTGGCTGGAACAGCCGGTCCTTGTCGTGCCGGAACTGCGCACGATGATCAGAACGGCCGTTCGTGCCTACCGCATACGCCGCCCGTCGCCGCTTCCCCTGTCGGAGGAGGAGCTGTCCACCATCCGGACTCCGCTCTATCTGGCGCTCGGCAAGCGAAGCCTCCTCCTGCACCCGCAACGGCAGGCGGAGCGTGTGCCGCGCCTGATCCCCGGCGCCCGAGCCGAGATCATCTCCAACACGGGCCACGGGCCGCAGATCGACCACGCGGAGGAGATCAACCGCAGGATGCTGAACTTCATGGCCTCCGTCGACTGA
- a CDS encoding TetR family transcriptional regulator C-terminal domain-containing protein has product MPKRVDHAERRTEIAEALVRVAGRRGLHAVGMRDVAAEAGVSLRLVQYYFQTKEKLMLFGLEHLAQRFGERVSARVRAAGDGPGPRAMVEALLMAALPTDDESRTFHHLYTSYAVLSVNDRALAAQPFIKNPDAAEDALTELLRQAQEAALLEPGVDAQLEAAGLLAMSAGLGTSILVGQRTPESATTILAHHLNRIFRTGDAAS; this is encoded by the coding sequence ATGCCCAAGCGCGTGGACCACGCAGAACGGCGCACCGAGATCGCCGAGGCGCTCGTCCGGGTCGCCGGACGACGCGGGCTGCATGCCGTGGGGATGCGCGATGTGGCAGCGGAGGCGGGCGTATCACTGCGGCTGGTGCAGTACTACTTCCAGACCAAGGAGAAGTTGATGCTCTTCGGGCTCGAGCATCTGGCGCAGAGATTCGGGGAGCGGGTCTCCGCCCGTGTACGGGCCGCCGGGGACGGCCCTGGTCCGCGCGCGATGGTCGAGGCGCTGCTGATGGCCGCGCTGCCGACAGACGACGAGAGCCGCACCTTCCATCACCTCTACACGTCCTACGCCGTTCTGTCCGTGAACGACCGGGCGCTCGCAGCCCAGCCCTTCATCAAGAACCCTGATGCCGCCGAAGACGCCCTGACCGAACTCCTCCGGCAGGCGCAAGAGGCAGCTCTGCTCGAACCCGGTGTGGACGCACAGTTGGAAGCAGCCGGCCTGCTTGCCATGTCTGCGGGACTCGGCACCAGCATCCTCGTCGGCCAGCGCACCCCGGAGTCCGCCACCACCATCCTGGCCCACCATCTGAACCGAATCTTCCGCACCGGTGATGCGGCGAGTTGA
- a CDS encoding HEAT repeat domain-containing protein, with translation MDTTDVTPQNTRVTNALGAEDSSVRLRTALAVGSNPDPVFLEMLVERCAVEPDFFVRDMLSWALTRLPPEIGLPRIRQELDSERTQARSQALHTLSKIGDKSTWAWITRDMLRDADDEVARTAWRVAVVLVPEDEEKDLADELVLQLGRGDRHVQLSLSRALVDLGDVIKPALERAAESSDPAVAAHARATELLWQNPGTGFDVALDEAKRVVALGPERAAAAAAASAGTETSETAEPAETTEPMEAAKAAEA, from the coding sequence ATCGACACGACCGACGTAACCCCGCAGAACACCCGTGTGACCAACGCCCTGGGCGCCGAGGACTCGTCGGTCCGGCTTCGGACGGCCCTGGCGGTCGGCTCGAACCCCGACCCTGTGTTCTTGGAGATGCTCGTCGAGCGGTGCGCGGTCGAGCCGGACTTCTTCGTACGAGACATGCTGTCCTGGGCGCTGACCCGTCTCCCGCCGGAGATCGGTCTGCCCCGGATCCGCCAGGAGCTCGACTCCGAGCGTACCCAGGCCCGCAGCCAGGCGCTGCACACACTCTCCAAGATCGGCGACAAGAGCACGTGGGCCTGGATCACCCGCGACATGCTGCGGGACGCCGACGACGAGGTCGCGCGGACTGCGTGGCGCGTCGCGGTCGTCCTCGTGCCTGAGGACGAGGAGAAGGACCTGGCCGACGAACTGGTTCTGCAGCTCGGCCGTGGCGACCGCCATGTGCAGCTGAGTCTGAGCCGGGCCTTGGTCGACCTCGGTGACGTGATCAAGCCCGCGCTGGAGAGGGCCGCGGAGAGTTCCGACCCGGCGGTGGCCGCGCACGCCCGTGCCACCGAGCTGCTCTGGCAGAACCCGGGGACCGGTTTCGACGTGGCCCTCGACGAGGCGAAGCGCGTGGTCGCACTCGGCCCGGAACGAGCCGCTGCCGCCGCGGCTGCGTCAGCAGGCACCGAGACCTCGGAGACCGCCGAGCCCGCGGAGACGACCGAGCCGATGGAGGCCGCGAAGGCAGCAGAGGCCTAG
- a CDS encoding MerR family transcriptional regulator, producing the protein MLIGDVARRSGVSTRMLRHYDALGLVRPTGRTVGGYREYSAEDVRRIFHVESLRSLGLSLKQIGRALEDPAFTPSALVSDLIRRTEDRLARERELLERLRAIDASAPTDWQGVLRIVELMRELNSTSAARRQQAVLARPEDVSVPAELLAGAVLTESDPHVAGALRWALARAGGDGVATLTAGTHSEDADIRRRAVLAIAEMSEAPGAVEVLANALGDADTTVRRHAALALGRQGVAAAVPTLVSMVVEGSNDVDAAEVLGTLSLDPACTDRITTALVDELAAPTADSATRIRLTQALVELAGTTAQEVLRRLAHDDDSAVALVASSLVGVLKDQSLEDRADEHSCTPQVRLGPGIAG; encoded by the coding sequence TTGCTGATCGGCGATGTGGCCCGCCGCTCCGGGGTGAGCACCCGGATGCTGCGGCACTATGACGCCCTGGGGTTGGTGCGGCCCACGGGCCGCACTGTCGGTGGCTACCGCGAGTACTCCGCCGAGGATGTCCGCAGGATCTTCCACGTGGAGAGCCTGCGGTCCCTCGGGCTCTCGCTCAAGCAGATCGGGCGCGCGCTGGAGGACCCGGCCTTCACACCGTCCGCCCTGGTCAGCGACCTCATCCGGCGGACTGAGGACCGCCTGGCGCGGGAACGGGAGCTGCTCGAGCGGCTCCGTGCGATCGACGCGTCGGCGCCCACCGACTGGCAGGGAGTACTGCGCATCGTCGAACTCATGCGGGAACTCAACTCGACCAGCGCCGCGCGCAGACAGCAGGCCGTCCTGGCCCGCCCGGAGGACGTGTCGGTACCCGCCGAACTGCTGGCCGGGGCGGTCCTGACCGAATCCGACCCGCACGTCGCAGGCGCCCTGCGCTGGGCGCTCGCCCGAGCGGGCGGCGACGGCGTGGCGACGCTGACCGCCGGCACGCACTCGGAGGATGCCGACATCCGGCGGCGCGCGGTGCTGGCAATCGCCGAGATGTCTGAGGCTCCGGGTGCTGTCGAGGTGCTCGCGAACGCCCTCGGTGACGCGGACACGACGGTGCGCAGGCACGCTGCTCTGGCTCTGGGCAGGCAGGGCGTGGCCGCGGCCGTGCCCACACTCGTCAGCATGGTGGTGGAGGGCTCCAACGACGTGGACGCGGCGGAGGTTCTGGGAACGCTGTCCCTGGACCCCGCGTGCACGGATCGGATCACGACCGCCCTGGTCGACGAACTGGCCGCGCCCACCGCGGACTCCGCGACGCGGATCCGCCTTACCCAGGCGCTGGTCGAGCTCGCGGGAACCACCGCGCAGGAGGTCCTGCGCCGACTGGCCCACGACGACGACAGCGCTGTCGCCCTCGTCGCCTCGTCCCTTGTCGGAGTTCTCAAGGACCAGTCCCTCGAAGACCGAGCTGACGAGCATTCGTGCACACCGCAGGTGCGTCTCGGACCGGGAATCGCCGGGTGA